The proteins below are encoded in one region of Brevundimonas fontaquae:
- a CDS encoding tryptophan 2,3-dioxygenase yields MTQSSDITYAGYLALDDLLSTQHPLSDQHDEMLFVVIHQTKELWLKQILHETALAQSMVRAGDLVPAYKSLARVSRIQAVMTHSWDILSTMTPSDYLRFRGSLGSSSGFQSDQFRRFEAMLGLKDASFLKFHEDRPEALAALQAAIAAPSLYDDALTQLAKAGLPVPAEVLNRDVTKPYAPSEAVEAAWLEVYRDTERWWVLYQLAEKLVDLDDALLTWRHKHVVTVERIIGRRRGTGGTEGAAYLASTLTKRCFPELWSLRTKL; encoded by the coding sequence ATGACCCAATCCAGCGATATCACCTACGCCGGCTATCTGGCGTTGGACGACCTGCTTTCGACGCAGCACCCACTGTCGGACCAGCACGACGAAATGCTGTTCGTCGTCATCCATCAGACCAAGGAACTGTGGCTCAAGCAAATCCTGCATGAGACGGCCCTGGCCCAGTCGATGGTGCGCGCGGGTGACCTGGTCCCGGCCTACAAGAGCCTGGCGCGCGTGAGCCGCATCCAGGCCGTGATGACCCACAGCTGGGACATTCTGTCGACGATGACGCCGTCGGACTATCTGCGGTTCCGGGGGTCGTTGGGGTCATCGTCCGGCTTCCAGAGCGACCAGTTCCGACGTTTCGAGGCCATGCTGGGCCTCAAGGACGCCAGCTTCCTGAAGTTCCACGAAGACCGTCCCGAGGCCCTGGCCGCGCTTCAGGCCGCCATCGCGGCGCCTAGCCTTTACGATGACGCCCTGACCCAACTGGCCAAGGCCGGTCTGCCGGTGCCCGCCGAGGTGCTGAACCGCGACGTGACCAAGCCCTATGCGCCGTCCGAAGCCGTCGAGGCGGCCTGGCTGGAGGTCTATCGCGACACGGAACGGTGGTGGGTCCTTTATCAGTTGGCCGAGAAGCTGGTCGATCTGGACGACGCCCTGCTGACCTGGCGGCACAAACATGTCGTCACGGTCGAACGCATCATCGGTCGGCGTCGCGGCACGGGCGGAACCGAAGGCGCGGCCTATCTGGCCTCGACCCTGACCAAGCGCTGCTTCCCCGAGCTGTGGTCGCTTCGCACCAAACTTTGA
- a CDS encoding CHAP domain-containing protein → MTKRLKAAAVAATLGFFALGAVPSTAKADEPYWQCVTFARMFSGINIFGDAWTWWRQAAANFRTGKAPETGSVLVFRPEGRMSRGHVAVVSDILTDRVVRVTHANWGGSRGKVEENVTVVDVSPSNDWSQVKVWYNPINDLGTTVYPTYGFIYKGARDAFDAGRQIAANVSAQGQH, encoded by the coding sequence ATGACGAAACGGCTCAAAGCCGCCGCGGTTGCGGCGACCCTCGGTTTTTTTGCGCTGGGCGCCGTTCCCTCCACCGCAAAGGCTGATGAGCCCTATTGGCAGTGCGTGACCTTCGCGCGCATGTTCTCCGGCATCAACATCTTCGGCGACGCCTGGACCTGGTGGCGTCAGGCCGCCGCCAACTTCCGCACCGGCAAGGCCCCGGAAACCGGCTCGGTTCTGGTCTTCCGCCCCGAGGGCCGCATGAGCCGGGGCCACGTCGCCGTCGTCTCCGACATCCTGACTGACCGCGTCGTGCGCGTGACGCACGCCAACTGGGGCGGCAGCCGCGGCAAGGTCGAAGAGAACGTCACCGTCGTCGACGTCTCGCCCTCCAACGACTGGTCGCAGGTCAAGGTCTGGTATAATCCGATCAACGACCTGGGCACGACCGTCTATCCGACCTACGGCTTCATCTACAAGGGCGCGCGTGACGCCTTCGACGCCGGTCGTCAGATCGCCGCCAACGTCTCGGCGCAAGGCCAGCACTAA